The Arachis ipaensis cultivar K30076 chromosome B07, Araip1.1, whole genome shotgun sequence genome includes a window with the following:
- the LOC107607656 gene encoding transcription factor HEC2-like — protein MDNTIDQLKSSSSSEEDQMDLMNMMMMQLPNEFSSPNYADETSVQGFHPSPQFLGARSGSTMQLSDSIDNRNSIMPWSSPSTTISFSNNNPTSMLQTELPSLLGNSGATENKRNSMAAMREMIFRIAAMQPIHIDPESVKPPKRRNVKISKDPQSVAARHRRERISERIRILQRLVPGGTKMDTASMLDEAIHYVKFLKAQIHSLERASSSANNNNNNNATASGAAAATATLNAPGASYLSLPKPYQGRNAHHYGDA, from the coding sequence ATGGACAACACCATTGACCAGTTGAAATCATCTTCCTCTTCGGAAGAGGATCAGATGGACTTGATGAACATGATGATGATGCAACTTCCTAACGAATTCTCTTCACCTAATTACGCTGATGAGACCAGCGTGCAAGGATTCCACCCATCACCACAGTTTCTTGGTGCACGCAGTGGCAGTACTATGCAACTATCAGATTCAATCGATAACAGAAATTCTATCATGCCCTGGTCTTCACCATCAACCACAATCTCTTTCTCTAACAACAACCCTACCTCAATGCTTCAAACAGAATTGCCATCTTTGTTGGGAAATTCAGGTGCAACGGAGAATAAGCGGAACTCAATGGCGGCGATGAGGGAGATGATATTCAGAATAGCGGCCATGCAGCCAATACACATAGACCCTGAGTCAGTAAAGCCACCAAAGAGGAGGAACGTGAAGATCTCGAAGGATCCACAGAGTGTGGCGGCGCGGCACAGGAGAGAAAGGATAAGCGAGAGAATAAGGATACTGCAGAGACTGGTCCCCGGAGGAACCAAGATGGACACTGCTTCAATGCTTGATGAGGCCATTCACTATGTCAAGTTTCTCAAGGCCCAGATTCACTCATTGGAACgtgcttcttcttctgcaaacaataataataataataatgcaactGCATCAGGTGCAGCTGCAGCTACTGCCACTCTCAATGCCCCTGGCGCCTCTTATCTTTCTCTACCTAAACCTTATCAAGGTCGAAATGCTCACCATTATGGAGATGCATGA